From Coffea arabica cultivar ET-39 chromosome 10e, Coffea Arabica ET-39 HiFi, whole genome shotgun sequence, one genomic window encodes:
- the LOC140015353 gene encoding uncharacterized protein isoform X4, with protein sequence MEVPPFHHHRYVPPPSNFSESPNFYHHPQSHHRLPAPAQQHHHQHHQQPPPLPHLPPPSAPQHHRPHLRPQLPPPPPLPTPPQSQFKFRPRHHAIDPVPSPSPGPAPSGQFSNFIPPHLLNQPARPPLSPHRVPSNHQYDHRHRNPSFYNENSRFSDPWLDLPAPARAPVEPDFRYQPQQQRRPLSPLPPRTDSYVMRDFDGSARYRDDGISEGFRNAANPEIPLWGEWKERDFEVVDDGNDYRYHSGHPGFERNISPGFERGIDRINRDIVAADSRDICISQSPSRNFSLNVGNYESYNDRADDLRWAYSRLEKDHEHVEDDRVSLASYGVRRELFDSCYDDDDRLSSDRVEEELYSRSLRKKQVQKKSALLRIQLGKGNNRNNNRNKSHDNSRYSRAYYDDSKLSFGGSFKGKEKDDFVHPDWKTEGQREKSPVELDVSFKSNALVAKAIKATSSPMAEPDKSLAPRNRKLKKINSNDGQGIKMSENSVKAASFASELDASSFSDKDHKESSDKIISFKPDTSTGGLDSLLSSDKRGKGSAEKVIVVKTDNSAPGLDFPSGSGKDLEVLTEETSVCDCRTDVVEENNAGNESLALVCSDQGVKRVAPDGVHLQRARKKKTVRVSIQNETTNVDNSSTSSQSAASDLDEGVTLLRDSTSSAGLDATNDVLSPSLTNDLAVEEVNNSSENVVSDIKEDGVGISPSQKIPSQFSALLSVSLNPGDTDLHGGSRNEDKVVDNELFGLNSDKDLIESQNTFVPSCMGDPDAAVELPCLNGSLLVENDLLREDILSVHSNVSLSTLKENEVHDGQIDASTSTLNACSASTLCKSPGSMPIAHKGYIDTGSEEFVPLQVNVSHENDNDRDSPHPNLLVTDVGILGPSKIEKPTTCEVAENHDLYDNSLNCPASSKSFFSDPLGKSAASDTCLLEDSGKQSIAGCATSLPLNAPRERFPRSMVSHSPKVGRKRKARDDQPGIHDKLTSEADGFIASALDDGDRSSTLWVAKNLVSAEEEIGLGNGSNGVETGCPEEGPPEFNPSVQSGKKRKGFSLTLPSPALSEISQDPKDATQPGCLSDAEEHTIQPEDRVDLSSSCDTAFAGVTPYSEASVILLREDVTAGESYQSPGGGTRGHSAILENEMPSPAKLEADKNDNASSSLSASALQIADDTLSGSGEGNFIRSDMNEKQCFGDADHANHLILEETLAARGNTSLCSDLGGVSASSSTDRQMDSVPDTLSCMGSPEDVISSISTGMLNDGTRLSNLSEIIEGKDPISNKNLISGGDMIPLSVKPPSHTSKRGTKLGDAVPLDLAVDIKAPSLLSRKTFKVTQDSNPLPKKSSLTTNVPNSSFIGNFSGPTSIKYPSASKVSPFNHVARPRTWHRTLSSSPSIKYPSASKVSPFNHVARPRTWHRTLSSSPSVVGQKPHGNCIQPQTNNKKEVAKVQSSYVRRGNSLVRKPSPVVATPQGVKASRSSIGHLDSGIHDMRKGGGSENTTRVVDPPGSASLDASNACPVRPKTPPLISSVKLLDCLAPNPGDLTFSLLADQPINKCPFETPCKSSEHMNTGRSSQDEAKSSFNGCQTGVGKDSDCQNNADESSNGKKILYVKRKSNQLVAASDSDDISLHSAEKAQVLSSGGYYKRRKNQLIRTSLEEGVRQRVVPDKILSLQQQDAQKNIQTRCSNKRLPAGKIWLPLLTLAGFMKKKFSLVWTLCGTMSSKKDGSSERWQRVLPYLFPWRRATYWTNFMHSLSSVPIDSAASTVGQKLLLSRKRDAIYKKSISGFSLRRSKVLSVGGRSLKWSKSIERKSRKANEDATLAVVAAEKRKRARNGERIFRIGSERYRMDPTRKTLQRISDERPSYSDDPTENKRKKFYVPRRLLIGSDEYIRIGNGNQLVRDPKRRIRILANEKVRWSLHTARLRLARKKKYCQFFTRFGKCNKDDKKCPYIHDPSKIAVCTKFLNGSCSNPDCKLTHQVIPERMQDCSYFLQGLCSNESCPYRHVNVNPNSPICEGFLRGYCADGNECQKKHTYVCPAFEATGDCPQGPKCKLHHPKKKRKGMKRKAASVQKNARGRYFGAKPPDIAVSKAAVSEIISGKGDDIFAQDGKFSDYISLDVSIEEMERSFELRSEPTYYNEEPSHMEEAEVDELIKPVRIMNKNLITASSPAVNSSSDMTTSYVSEESLL encoded by the exons ATGGAGGTCCCTCCATTCCACCACCACAGGTACGTTCCTCCTCCCTCAAATTTTTCTGAAAGCCCTAATTTTTACCACCACCCCCAATCCCACCACCGTCTTCCTGCGCCGGCACAGCAGCACCACCACCAACACCACCAGCAGCCGCCACCCCTCCCTCACCTTCCACCACCTTCAGCGCCGCAGCATCACCGACCACACCTCCGTCCTCaactccctccccctccccctctccctACCCCTCCCCAGTCCCAATTCAAATTCCGCCCCCGCCACCATGCGATTGACCCTgtcccctccccctcccccggCCCTGCTCCCTCCGGCCAATTTTCCAACTTCATTCCGCCCCATCTTCTCAACCAACCAGCTCGCCCGCCTTTATCCCCTCATAGGGTTCCATCTAACCACCAGTACGACCACCGTCATCGAAACCCAAGCTTTTACAATGAGAATTCTCGATTTTCTGACCCTTGGCTGGACTTGCCTGCGCCGGCTAGGGCTCCGGTTGAGCCTGACTTCCGTTACCAGCCGCAGCAGCAGCGCCGGCCTCTTTCCCCTCTTCCGCCCCGAACTGATAGTTATGTAATGAGGGATTTTGATGGTAGTGCTAGATATAGGGATGATGGGATCTCTGAGGGGTTTAGAAATGCTGCTAATCCAGAAATTCCTTTGTGGGGTGAGTGGAAAGAGAGAGATTTTGAAGTAGTCGATGATGGGAATGATTACCGGTATCATAGCGGTCATCCTGGGTTCGAGAGGAATATTAGTCCTGGCTTTGAAAGGGGTATTGATAGAATCAACAGGGATATTGTAGCTGCTGATTCTCGAGACATTTGTATCAGCCAGAGCccatctagaaatttttccttgAATGTAGGAAATTATGAGTCGTATAATGATAGAGCGGACGATCTTAGATGGGCTTATTCCCGGTTAGAGAAGGACCACGAGCATGTTGAGGATGATAGGGTTTCATTAGCCTCTTATGGTGTGCGGCGGGAGTTATTTGATAGTTGCTATGATGATGACGATAGGTTGAGTAGTGATAGGGTTGAAGAAGAGCTGTACAGTAGGTCTCTCAGGAAGAAACAAGTGCAGAAAAAGAGCGCTTTGCTTAGGATTCAGTTAGGAAAGGGTAACAACAGAAACAACAATAGGAATAAAAGCCATGATAATAGCCGTTATTCGAGGGCTTATTATGATGACTCAAAATTGAGTTTCGGTGGTAGCTTCaaggggaaagaaaaagatgattttGTACATCCGGATTGGAAAACAGAGGGGCAGAGGGAGAAAAGCCCTGTGGAGCTGGATGTTTCATTTAAATCAAATGCACTTGTTGCCAAGGCTATAAAGGCTACCTCAAGCCCTATGGCTGAGCCGGATAAGAGTTTAGCACCTAGAAATAGGAAGCTCAAGAAAATTAATTCCAATGATGGCCAAGGAATTAAAATGAGTGAGAATTCGGTTAAAGCTGCAAGTTTTGCCAGTGAACTTGATGCTTCATCTTTTTCTGACAAAGATCATAAGGAGTCATCGGATAAGATTATTTCTTTCAAACCTGACACTTCTACAGGCGGTTTGGATTCTCTGTTGAGTTCTGACAAACGTGGTAAAGGATCAGCAGAGAAGGTTATTGTGGTTAAAACTGACAACTCTGCACCTGGGCTGGATTTTCCTTCTGGTTCAGGCAAAGATCTGGAAGTGTTGACCGAGGAAACATCAGTGTGTGATTGTAGGACAGATGTTGTTGAAGAAAACAATGCAGGTAATGAATCTTTGGCGTTGGTATGTTCTGATCAGGGTGTTAAACGTGTTGCACCTGATGGAGTACATTTGCAAAGAGCTAGGAAGAAGAAGACTGTTAGAGTTTCTATTCAAAATGAGACTACTAATGTTGACAATTCTTCTACAAGCAGTCAGTCTGCAGCCTCTGATCTGGATGAGGGTGTTACACTTTTGAGAGATAGTACTTCTTCTGCTGGACTGGATGCAACGAATGATGTTCTTTCGCCATCTCTTACAAATGATCTTGCTGTTGAGGAAGTAAATAATTCTTCGGAAAATGTAGTTTCTGATATAAAGGAAGATGGTGTTGGCATCAGTCCTAGTCAGAAAATTCCATCTCAATTTTCCGCTTTGCTGTCTGTATCATTGAATCCTGGGGATACTGATTTACATGGGGGTTCCAGGAATGAAGATAAAGTGGTTGATAATGAGCTTTTTGGGTTGAATTCTGACAAAGATCTAATTgaatcacaaaatacatttgTTCCTTCTTGTATGGGTGATCCAGATGCTGCTGTTGAGCTTCCTTGTTTGAATGGATCTTTACTGGTTGAGAATGATCTTCTTAGAGAGGACATCCTGTCAGTCCACAGCAATGTTAGCTTGTCAACTTTGAAGGAGAACGAGGTTCATGATGGTCAGATAGATGCATCAACCTCAACCCTCAATGCATGTAGTGCTTCAACTTTATGTAAAAGTCCAGGAAGTATGCCTATCGCACATAAGGGGTATATAGATACTGGTTCTGAGGAGTTTGTCCCACTTCAGGTCAATGTATCGCATGAGAATGACAATGATAGAGATTCGCCTCATCCAAATCTATTGGTTACTGATGTTGGAATTCTTGGTCCATCAAAGATTGAGAAACCAACCACCTGTGAAGTTGCCGAAAATCATGATTTGTATGATAATAGTTTGAATTGCCCTGCATCGTCTAAAAGCTTCTTTTCAGATCCTTTAGGGAAAAGTGCTGCTTCTGATACCTGCTTATTGGAGGATAGTGGCAAGCAGTCAATTGCTGGCTGTGCTACATCATTACCTTTGAATGCTCCTCGTGAAAGATTTCCAAGGTCGATGGTTTCTCATTCACCGAAGGTCGGGAGGAAGAGGAAGGCTAGAGATGATCAACCAGGTATTCATGATAAACTGACTAGTGAAGCAGATGGGTTTATTGCTAGTGCTCTAGATGATGGCGATAGAAGCTCAACTCTTTGGGTGGCAAAGAATCTTGTTTCTGCAGAGGAGGAAATTGGTCTGGGAAATGGATCTAATGGTGTGGAAACAGGCTGTCCAGAGGAAGGCCCTCCAGAGTTTAATCCTTCTGTTCAAAGTGGGAAGAAGAGAAAGGGTTTTTCTTTAACATTGCCCTCTCCGGCACTTTCTGAAATCAGCCAAGACCCTAAAGATGCAACTCAACCAGGATGTTTGTCTGATGCTGAAGAACATACTATTCAACCAGAAGACAGAGTTGATCTTTCTAGCTCATGTGATACTGCTTTTGCTGGTGTGACACCTTATTCGGAGGCATCAGTCATTTTGTTGAGAGAGGACGTAACTGCTGGGGAATCATATCAGTCACCTGGAGGTGGCACTAGGGGGCATTCTGCAATACTTGAAAATGAGATGCCTTCACCAGCAAAGTTAGAAGCTGATAAAAATGATAATGCTTCTTCGAGTCTTTCTGCTTCTGCCCTTCAAATTGCTGATGATACGCTTAGCGGAAGTGGTGAGGGAAATTTTATTAGGTCTGATATGAATGAGAAGCAATGTTTTGGAGATGCTGATCATGCAAATCACTTGATTCTAGAAGAAACTTTGGCTGCTCGTGGTAATACATCTTTATGCTCTGATTTAGGTGGTGTCTCTGCTAGCAGTTCTACTGATAGACAGATGGACTCTGTTCCTGATACATTGTCCTGTATGGGTTCTCCTGAAGATGTGATTTCTAGTATAAGCACAGGTATGTTGAATGATGGTACACGACTTAGCAACTTATCAGAAATTATTGAGGGGAAGGATCCTATATCTAACAAGAATCTTATTTCTGGGGGTGACATGATCCCACTTTCAGTAAAGCCACCTTCACATACTTCAAAAAGGGGCACAAAATTAGGTGATGCAGTTCCTTTGGATCTGGCTGTAGATATTAAAGCTCCCTCACTGTTATCTCGGAAAACTTTTAAAGTAACTCAGGACTCAAATCCTTTACCGAAGAAATCAAGTTTGACAACGAATGTGCCAAACTCATCTTTCATTGGTAATTTTTCTGGACCTACATCTATCAAGTACCCCTCTGCATCAAAAGTATCTCCATTCAACCATGTTGCAAGACCACGAACATGGCATCGAACTCTTAGCTCTTCCCCTTCTATCAAGTACCCCTCTGCATCAAAAGTATCTCCATTCAACCATGTTGCAAGACCACGAACATGGCATCGAACTCTTAGCTCTTCCCCTTCTGTTGTGGGACAAAAACCACATGGAAACTGCATTCAACCACAGACTAATAATAAGAAAGAGGTTGCTAAGGTTCAAAGCTCTTATGTTCGTAGGGGAAACAGTCTTGTTAGGAAGCCATCTCCAGTTGTTGCTACCCCCCAAGGAGTAAAGGCTTCCAGGTCCTCTATTGGACACTTGGATTCTGGTATCCATGATATGAGGAAGGGTGGAGGATCTGAGAATACAACTAGGGTTGTTGACCCACCAGGCTCTGCATCATTGGATGCATCCAATGCTTGTCCAGTGAGGCCAAAAACCCCGCCACTAATAAGTAGCGTAAAATTATTGGATTGCCTGGCTCCCAACCCAGGGGATTTGACTTTCTCACTCCTGGCTGATCAACCAATAAATAAGTGTCCTTTCGAAACTCCTTGCAAATCTTCAGAGCACATGAATACGGGGAGGTCTTCTCAGGATGAAGCGAAATCTTCTTTTAATGGTTGCCAAACTGGTGTAGGGAAAGATTCGGATTGCCAGAATAATGCGGATGAAAGCAGTAACGGGAAGAAGATACTATATGTTAAGAGAAAGTCAAATCAGTTGGTTGCAGCTTCTGATTCGGATGATATATCTCTCCATAGTGCAGAGAAGGCCCAAGTGTTATCATCTGGTGGCTACTATAAGAGGAGGAAAAATCAGCTGATCAGGACATCATTGGAAGAAGGTGTAAGGCAAAGGGTCGTCCCGGATAAGATCTTAAGCTTGCAGCAGCAGGATGCTCAGAAGAATATCCAGACTAGGTGTTCTAATAAGAGGCTGCCTG CAGGTAAAATATGGTTACCTCTGTTAACACTTGCAGGGTTTATGAAGAAAAAGTTTTCTCTGGTTTGGACACTGTGCGGTACAATGTCATCAAAGAAAGATGGTAGTTCAGAGAGATGGCAGAGAGTGCTGCCATACTTATTTCCTTGGAGAAGGGCTACATACTGGACCAATTTCATGCACAGTTTGAGTTCCGTTCCAATTGACAGTGCAGCTTCTACAGTTGG CCAGAAACTGCTGTTATCAAGAAAGAGGGATGCAATCTATAAAAAATCAATTAGTGGATTCTCCCTTCGAAGATCCAAGGTACTTAGTGTGGGTGGTCGTAGTTTGAAGTGGTCAAAATCCATTGAGAGGAAATCCAGAAAAGCTAATGAG GATGCTACACTAGCAGTTGTTGCAGCTGAGAAGCGGAAAAGAGCACGAAATG GCGAGCGGATATTCCGAATTGGTTCAGAGAGATATAGAATGGACCCGACCAGGAAGACGTTACAAAGGATCTCAG ATGAGCGACCTTCATACTCAGATGACCCGactgaaaacaaaagaaagaagtttTATGTTCCAAGGAGATTACTAATTGGCAGTGATGA ATACATTCGAATTGGAAATGGTAATCAGTTAGTTAGAGATCCAAAGAGAAGAATTCGAATATTGGCAAATGAGAAAGTTCGTTGGAGTCTGCACACTGCTAGATTGCGATTGGCTAGAAAGAAAAAGTACTGTCAGTTTTTTACAAGATTTGGGAAATGTAACAAGGATGATAAAAAATGTCCTTACATCCACGATCCCTCAAAAATTGCGGTCTGCACTAAATTTTTGAATGGTTCTTGCTCCAATCCTGATTGCAAGTTGACTCATCAG GTCATTCCTGAGCGGATGCAAGATTGCTCCTATTTTCTGCAAG GATTGTGCTCTAATGAAAGTTGTCCATATAGACATGTTAATGTGAACCCAAATTCCCCTATTTGTGAAGGTTTTCTAAGGGGTTATTGTGCTGATGGCAATGAG TGCCAGAAGAAACACACATATGTATGTCCTGCATTTGAAGCTACAGGAGATTGTCCGCAAGGTCCTAAGTGCAAGCTTCACCATCCCAAAAAGAAACGGAAGGGAATGAAAAGGAAGGCTGCAAGTGTTCAGAAAAATGCGCGAGGACGCTATTTTGGAGCTAAGCCTCCAGATATCGCAGTCTCAAAAGCAGCTGTTTCTGAAATAATATCTGGAAAGGGTGATGACATTTTTGCTCAGGATGGAAAGTTCAGTGATTATATTAGCTTAGATGTTAGCATTGAAGAAATGGAACGAAGTTTTGAGCTGAGAAGCGAGCCGACTTACTACAATGAAGAACCTTCACACATGGAAGAAGCCGAGGTCGATGAACTGATAAAACCTGTCCGCATAATGAACAAAAATTTAATTACGGCTTCATCTCCTGCAGTTAATAGTTCAAGTGATATGACCACCAGCTATGTTTCGGAGGAGTCTCTGTTGTAG